One segment of Sylvia atricapilla isolate bSylAtr1 chromosome 8, bSylAtr1.pri, whole genome shotgun sequence DNA contains the following:
- the ZDHHC16 gene encoding palmitoyltransferase ZDHHC16 isoform X2, producing MRSRQRMFAAVMRLLLKCLRLGRRRRFRLVRQVEQLWHYGHLCLRSLLYNSFTNGDVVLDSLFEPIYWLVDHVTRWFGVVFVALVIGLTSSIVAIVYICLLPLILQTYTPGWICWHLAYGHWNLIMIVFHYYMAITTSPGHPPQAKNDLTGVSICRKCIAPKPARTHHCSICNRCVLKMDHHCPWLNNCVGHYNHRYFFSFCLFMTMGCIYCSISGWEMFRDAYAAIETYYQTPPPTFSFRQRAFHKSVVYLWVLCSSVALALGALTLWHAALITRGETSIERHINRKERQRLQKKGKVSIAHSMGAGWGRARCDVPLFVLQVFRNPYSYGSWDNWKVFLGVDVPRHWLTRVLLPSPHLPHGTGLSWDLPPCVTEQRAPLLAI from the exons atgaggagccGGCAGCGGATGTTTGCCGCGGTGATGCGTCTGCTCCTCAAGTGCCTGCGGCTGGGCCGGCGGCGGCGGTTCAGGCTGGTGCGGCaggtggagcagctgtggcactACGGACACCTCTGCCTCCGCTCCCTGCTCTACAACTCCTTTACCAACGGCGATGTGGTGCTTGACTCTCTCTTTGAGCCCATCTACTGGCTGGTGGACCATGTCACCCGGTGGTTTGGTGTG GTGTTTGTGGCACTGGTGATTGGGCTGACGAGCTCTATTGTGGCCATTGTGTACATCTGCCTGCTGCCCCTCATCCTGCAGACCTACACACCTGGCTGGATATGCTGGCATCTTGCCTATGGACACTGGAACCTCATCATGATTGTCTTCCACTACTACATGGCGATCACCACTTCACCTGGGCACCCACCACAG GCCAAGAACGACCTCACTGGTGTGTCCATCTGCAGGAAATGCATTGCTCCTAAGCCAGCTCGCACCCACCACTGCAGCATCTGTAACAG GTGTGTGCTGAAGATGGACCACCACTGCC CCTGGCTAAACAACTGTGTGGGACATTACAACCACCGCTacttcttctccttctgcttgTTCATGACCATGGGCTGTATTTACTGCAGCATCAGTGGCTGGGAGATGTTCCGAGATGCCTACGCAGCCATTGAG ACATACTACCAGACCCCACCACCCACCTTCTCCTTCCGCCAGCGAGCTTTCCACAAGAGCGTGGTCTACCTCTGGGTCCTGTGCAG CTCAGTTGCACTGGCCCTGGGTGCCCTCACGCTGTGGCATGCTGCCCTCATTACCCGTGGGGAAACGAGCATCGAACGGCACATCAACagaaaggagaggcagagactGCAGAAGAAGGGCAAGGTGAGCATAGCCCACAGCATGGGGgctggctggggcagagccagaTGTGATGTGCCCCTCTTTGTCCTGCAGGTCTTCAGGAACCCCTACAGTTATGGCAGCTGGGATAACTGGAAGGTGTTCCTGGGTGTGGATGTGCCAAG GCACTGGCTCACTCGTGTCCTGCTACCCTCTCCTCACCTGCCCCACGGGACAGGCCTGAGCTGGGACCTGCCTCCCTGTGTGACGGAGCAACGCGCACCACTCCTGGCAATCTGA
- the ZDHHC16 gene encoding palmitoyltransferase ZDHHC16 isoform X7: MRSRQRMFAAVMRLLLKCLRLGRRRRFRLVRQVEQLWHYGHLCLRSLLYNSFTNGDVVLDSLFEPIYWLVDHVTRWFGVVFVALVIGLTSSIVAIVYICLLPLILQTYTPGWICWHLAYGHWNLIMIVFHYYMAITTSPGHPPQAKNDLTGVSICRKCIAPKPARTHHCSICNRCVLKMDHHCPWLNNCVGHYNHRYFFSFCLFMTMGCIYCSISGWEMFRDAYAAIETYYQTPPPTFSFRQRAFHKSVVYLWVLCRSSGTPTVMAAGITGRCSWVWMCQGKILGKPLPEKVVVQQLLGL, from the exons atgaggagccGGCAGCGGATGTTTGCCGCGGTGATGCGTCTGCTCCTCAAGTGCCTGCGGCTGGGCCGGCGGCGGCGGTTCAGGCTGGTGCGGCaggtggagcagctgtggcactACGGACACCTCTGCCTCCGCTCCCTGCTCTACAACTCCTTTACCAACGGCGATGTGGTGCTTGACTCTCTCTTTGAGCCCATCTACTGGCTGGTGGACCATGTCACCCGGTGGTTTGGTGTG GTGTTTGTGGCACTGGTGATTGGGCTGACGAGCTCTATTGTGGCCATTGTGTACATCTGCCTGCTGCCCCTCATCCTGCAGACCTACACACCTGGCTGGATATGCTGGCATCTTGCCTATGGACACTGGAACCTCATCATGATTGTCTTCCACTACTACATGGCGATCACCACTTCACCTGGGCACCCACCACAG GCCAAGAACGACCTCACTGGTGTGTCCATCTGCAGGAAATGCATTGCTCCTAAGCCAGCTCGCACCCACCACTGCAGCATCTGTAACAG GTGTGTGCTGAAGATGGACCACCACTGCC CCTGGCTAAACAACTGTGTGGGACATTACAACCACCGCTacttcttctccttctgcttgTTCATGACCATGGGCTGTATTTACTGCAGCATCAGTGGCTGGGAGATGTTCCGAGATGCCTACGCAGCCATTGAG ACATACTACCAGACCCCACCACCCACCTTCTCCTTCCGCCAGCGAGCTTTCCACAAGAGCGTGGTCTACCTCTGGGTCCTGTGCAG GTCTTCAGGAACCCCTACAGTTATGGCAGCTGGGATAACTGGAAGGTGTTCCTGGGTGTGGATGTGCCAAGGTAAAATTCTGGGGAAGCCCCTGCCTGAGAAGGTGGTGGTTCAGCAGCTCTTGGGGTTGTAG
- the ZDHHC16 gene encoding palmitoyltransferase ZDHHC16 isoform X5, with protein sequence MRSRQRMFAAVMRLLLKCLRLGRRRRFRLVRQVEQLWHYGHLCLRSLLYNSFTNGDVVLDSLFEPIYWLVDHVTRWFGVVFVALVIGLTSSIVAIVYICLLPLILQTYTPGWICWHLAYGHWNLIMIVFHYYMAITTSPGHPPQAKNDLTGVSICRKCIAPKPARTHHCSICNRCVLKMDHHCPWLNNCVGHYNHRYFFSFCLFMTMGCIYCSISGWEMFRDAYAAIERMKLLEKERLQVAANQTYYQTPPPTFSFRQRAFHKSVVYLWVLCRSSGTPTVMAAGITGRCSWVWMCQGKILGKPLPEKVVVQQLLGL encoded by the exons atgaggagccGGCAGCGGATGTTTGCCGCGGTGATGCGTCTGCTCCTCAAGTGCCTGCGGCTGGGCCGGCGGCGGCGGTTCAGGCTGGTGCGGCaggtggagcagctgtggcactACGGACACCTCTGCCTCCGCTCCCTGCTCTACAACTCCTTTACCAACGGCGATGTGGTGCTTGACTCTCTCTTTGAGCCCATCTACTGGCTGGTGGACCATGTCACCCGGTGGTTTGGTGTG GTGTTTGTGGCACTGGTGATTGGGCTGACGAGCTCTATTGTGGCCATTGTGTACATCTGCCTGCTGCCCCTCATCCTGCAGACCTACACACCTGGCTGGATATGCTGGCATCTTGCCTATGGACACTGGAACCTCATCATGATTGTCTTCCACTACTACATGGCGATCACCACTTCACCTGGGCACCCACCACAG GCCAAGAACGACCTCACTGGTGTGTCCATCTGCAGGAAATGCATTGCTCCTAAGCCAGCTCGCACCCACCACTGCAGCATCTGTAACAG GTGTGTGCTGAAGATGGACCACCACTGCC CCTGGCTAAACAACTGTGTGGGACATTACAACCACCGCTacttcttctccttctgcttgTTCATGACCATGGGCTGTATTTACTGCAGCATCAGTGGCTGGGAGATGTTCCGAGATGCCTACGCAGCCATTGAG AGAATGAAACTGCTTGAGAAGGAGAGACTGCAGGTGGCTGCCAACCAG ACATACTACCAGACCCCACCACCCACCTTCTCCTTCCGCCAGCGAGCTTTCCACAAGAGCGTGGTCTACCTCTGGGTCCTGTGCAG GTCTTCAGGAACCCCTACAGTTATGGCAGCTGGGATAACTGGAAGGTGTTCCTGGGTGTGGATGTGCCAAGGTAAAATTCTGGGGAAGCCCCTGCCTGAGAAGGTGGTGGTTCAGCAGCTCTTGGGGTTGTAG
- the ZDHHC16 gene encoding palmitoyltransferase ZDHHC16 isoform X1 → MRSRQRMFAAVMRLLLKCLRLGRRRRFRLVRQVEQLWHYGHLCLRSLLYNSFTNGDVVLDSLFEPIYWLVDHVTRWFGVVFVALVIGLTSSIVAIVYICLLPLILQTYTPGWICWHLAYGHWNLIMIVFHYYMAITTSPGHPPQAKNDLTGVSICRKCIAPKPARTHHCSICNRCVLKMDHHCPWLNNCVGHYNHRYFFSFCLFMTMGCIYCSISGWEMFRDAYAAIERMKLLEKERLQVAANQTYYQTPPPTFSFRQRAFHKSVVYLWVLCSSVALALGALTLWHAALITRGETSIERHINRKERQRLQKKGKVSIAHSMGAGWGRARCDVPLFVLQVFRNPYSYGSWDNWKVFLGVDVPRHWLTRVLLPSPHLPHGTGLSWDLPPCVTEQRAPLLAI, encoded by the exons atgaggagccGGCAGCGGATGTTTGCCGCGGTGATGCGTCTGCTCCTCAAGTGCCTGCGGCTGGGCCGGCGGCGGCGGTTCAGGCTGGTGCGGCaggtggagcagctgtggcactACGGACACCTCTGCCTCCGCTCCCTGCTCTACAACTCCTTTACCAACGGCGATGTGGTGCTTGACTCTCTCTTTGAGCCCATCTACTGGCTGGTGGACCATGTCACCCGGTGGTTTGGTGTG GTGTTTGTGGCACTGGTGATTGGGCTGACGAGCTCTATTGTGGCCATTGTGTACATCTGCCTGCTGCCCCTCATCCTGCAGACCTACACACCTGGCTGGATATGCTGGCATCTTGCCTATGGACACTGGAACCTCATCATGATTGTCTTCCACTACTACATGGCGATCACCACTTCACCTGGGCACCCACCACAG GCCAAGAACGACCTCACTGGTGTGTCCATCTGCAGGAAATGCATTGCTCCTAAGCCAGCTCGCACCCACCACTGCAGCATCTGTAACAG GTGTGTGCTGAAGATGGACCACCACTGCC CCTGGCTAAACAACTGTGTGGGACATTACAACCACCGCTacttcttctccttctgcttgTTCATGACCATGGGCTGTATTTACTGCAGCATCAGTGGCTGGGAGATGTTCCGAGATGCCTACGCAGCCATTGAG AGAATGAAACTGCTTGAGAAGGAGAGACTGCAGGTGGCTGCCAACCAG ACATACTACCAGACCCCACCACCCACCTTCTCCTTCCGCCAGCGAGCTTTCCACAAGAGCGTGGTCTACCTCTGGGTCCTGTGCAG CTCAGTTGCACTGGCCCTGGGTGCCCTCACGCTGTGGCATGCTGCCCTCATTACCCGTGGGGAAACGAGCATCGAACGGCACATCAACagaaaggagaggcagagactGCAGAAGAAGGGCAAGGTGAGCATAGCCCACAGCATGGGGgctggctggggcagagccagaTGTGATGTGCCCCTCTTTGTCCTGCAGGTCTTCAGGAACCCCTACAGTTATGGCAGCTGGGATAACTGGAAGGTGTTCCTGGGTGTGGATGTGCCAAG GCACTGGCTCACTCGTGTCCTGCTACCCTCTCCTCACCTGCCCCACGGGACAGGCCTGAGCTGGGACCTGCCTCCCTGTGTGACGGAGCAACGCGCACCACTCCTGGCAATCTGA
- the ZDHHC16 gene encoding palmitoyltransferase ZDHHC16 isoform X8 has protein sequence MRSRQRMFAAVMRLLLKCLRLGRRRRFRLVRQVEQLWHYGHLCLRSLLYNSFTNGDVVLDSLFEPIYWLVDHVTRWFGVVFVALVIGLTSSIVAIVYICLLPLILQTYTPGWICWHLAYGHWNLIMIVFHYYMAITTSPGHPPQAKNDLTGVSICRKCIAPKPARTHHCSICNRCVLKMDHHCRILLPPMLQLLSLVIPSSVALALGALTLWHAALITRGETSIERHINRKERQRLQKKGKVFRNPYSYGSWDNWKVFLGVDVPRHWLTRVLLPSPHLPHGTGLSWDLPPCVTEQRAPLLAI, from the exons atgaggagccGGCAGCGGATGTTTGCCGCGGTGATGCGTCTGCTCCTCAAGTGCCTGCGGCTGGGCCGGCGGCGGCGGTTCAGGCTGGTGCGGCaggtggagcagctgtggcactACGGACACCTCTGCCTCCGCTCCCTGCTCTACAACTCCTTTACCAACGGCGATGTGGTGCTTGACTCTCTCTTTGAGCCCATCTACTGGCTGGTGGACCATGTCACCCGGTGGTTTGGTGTG GTGTTTGTGGCACTGGTGATTGGGCTGACGAGCTCTATTGTGGCCATTGTGTACATCTGCCTGCTGCCCCTCATCCTGCAGACCTACACACCTGGCTGGATATGCTGGCATCTTGCCTATGGACACTGGAACCTCATCATGATTGTCTTCCACTACTACATGGCGATCACCACTTCACCTGGGCACCCACCACAG GCCAAGAACGACCTCACTGGTGTGTCCATCTGCAGGAAATGCATTGCTCCTAAGCCAGCTCGCACCCACCACTGCAGCATCTGTAACAG GTGTGTGCTGAAGATGGACCACCACTGCCGTATCCTTCTGCC GCCTATGttgcagctgctgtcccttgTCATACCTAGCTCAGTTGCACTGGCCCTGGGTGCCCTCACGCTGTGGCATGCTGCCCTCATTACCCGTGGGGAAACGAGCATCGAACGGCACATCAACagaaaggagaggcagagactGCAGAAGAAGGGCAAG GTCTTCAGGAACCCCTACAGTTATGGCAGCTGGGATAACTGGAAGGTGTTCCTGGGTGTGGATGTGCCAAG GCACTGGCTCACTCGTGTCCTGCTACCCTCTCCTCACCTGCCCCACGGGACAGGCCTGAGCTGGGACCTGCCTCCCTGTGTGACGGAGCAACGCGCACCACTCCTGGCAATCTGA
- the ZDHHC16 gene encoding palmitoyltransferase ZDHHC16 isoform X6, with translation MRSRQRMFAAVMRLLLKCLRLGRRRRFRLVRQVEQLWHYGHLCLRSLLYNSFTNGDVVLDSLFEPIYWLVDHVTRWFGVVFVALVIGLTSSIVAIVYICLLPLILQTYTPGWICWHLAYGHWNLIMIVFHYYMAITTSPGHPPQAKNDLTGVSICRKCIAPKPARTHHCSICNRCVLKMDHHCPWLNNCVGHYNHRYFFSFCLFMTMGCIYCSISGWEMFRDAYAAIERMKLLEKERLQVAANQTYYQTPPPTFSFRQRAFHKSVVYLWVLCRSSGTPTVMAAGITGRCSWVWMCQGTGSLVSCYPLLTCPTGQA, from the exons atgaggagccGGCAGCGGATGTTTGCCGCGGTGATGCGTCTGCTCCTCAAGTGCCTGCGGCTGGGCCGGCGGCGGCGGTTCAGGCTGGTGCGGCaggtggagcagctgtggcactACGGACACCTCTGCCTCCGCTCCCTGCTCTACAACTCCTTTACCAACGGCGATGTGGTGCTTGACTCTCTCTTTGAGCCCATCTACTGGCTGGTGGACCATGTCACCCGGTGGTTTGGTGTG GTGTTTGTGGCACTGGTGATTGGGCTGACGAGCTCTATTGTGGCCATTGTGTACATCTGCCTGCTGCCCCTCATCCTGCAGACCTACACACCTGGCTGGATATGCTGGCATCTTGCCTATGGACACTGGAACCTCATCATGATTGTCTTCCACTACTACATGGCGATCACCACTTCACCTGGGCACCCACCACAG GCCAAGAACGACCTCACTGGTGTGTCCATCTGCAGGAAATGCATTGCTCCTAAGCCAGCTCGCACCCACCACTGCAGCATCTGTAACAG GTGTGTGCTGAAGATGGACCACCACTGCC CCTGGCTAAACAACTGTGTGGGACATTACAACCACCGCTacttcttctccttctgcttgTTCATGACCATGGGCTGTATTTACTGCAGCATCAGTGGCTGGGAGATGTTCCGAGATGCCTACGCAGCCATTGAG AGAATGAAACTGCTTGAGAAGGAGAGACTGCAGGTGGCTGCCAACCAG ACATACTACCAGACCCCACCACCCACCTTCTCCTTCCGCCAGCGAGCTTTCCACAAGAGCGTGGTCTACCTCTGGGTCCTGTGCAG GTCTTCAGGAACCCCTACAGTTATGGCAGCTGGGATAACTGGAAGGTGTTCCTGGGTGTGGATGTGCCAAG GCACTGGCTCACTCGTGTCCTGCTACCCTCTCCTCACCTGCCCCACGGGACAGGCCTGA
- the ZDHHC16 gene encoding palmitoyltransferase ZDHHC16 isoform X3 — protein sequence MRSRQRMFAAVMRLLLKCLRLGRRRRFRLVRQVEQLWHYGHLCLRSLLYNSFTNGDVVLDSLFEPIYWLVDHVTRWFGVVFVALVIGLTSSIVAIVYICLLPLILQTYTPGWICWHLAYGHWNLIMIVFHYYMAITTSPGHPPQAKNDLTGVSICRKCIAPKPARTHHCSICNRCVLKMDHHCPWLNNCVGHYNHRYFFSFCLFMTMGCIYCSISGWEMFRDAYAAIERMKLLEKERLQVAANQTYYQTPPPTFSFRQRAFHKSVVYLWVLCSSVALALGALTLWHAALITRGETSIERHINRKERQRLQKKGKVFRNPYSYGSWDNWKVFLGVDVPRHWLTRVLLPSPHLPHGTGLSWDLPPCVTEQRAPLLAI from the exons atgaggagccGGCAGCGGATGTTTGCCGCGGTGATGCGTCTGCTCCTCAAGTGCCTGCGGCTGGGCCGGCGGCGGCGGTTCAGGCTGGTGCGGCaggtggagcagctgtggcactACGGACACCTCTGCCTCCGCTCCCTGCTCTACAACTCCTTTACCAACGGCGATGTGGTGCTTGACTCTCTCTTTGAGCCCATCTACTGGCTGGTGGACCATGTCACCCGGTGGTTTGGTGTG GTGTTTGTGGCACTGGTGATTGGGCTGACGAGCTCTATTGTGGCCATTGTGTACATCTGCCTGCTGCCCCTCATCCTGCAGACCTACACACCTGGCTGGATATGCTGGCATCTTGCCTATGGACACTGGAACCTCATCATGATTGTCTTCCACTACTACATGGCGATCACCACTTCACCTGGGCACCCACCACAG GCCAAGAACGACCTCACTGGTGTGTCCATCTGCAGGAAATGCATTGCTCCTAAGCCAGCTCGCACCCACCACTGCAGCATCTGTAACAG GTGTGTGCTGAAGATGGACCACCACTGCC CCTGGCTAAACAACTGTGTGGGACATTACAACCACCGCTacttcttctccttctgcttgTTCATGACCATGGGCTGTATTTACTGCAGCATCAGTGGCTGGGAGATGTTCCGAGATGCCTACGCAGCCATTGAG AGAATGAAACTGCTTGAGAAGGAGAGACTGCAGGTGGCTGCCAACCAG ACATACTACCAGACCCCACCACCCACCTTCTCCTTCCGCCAGCGAGCTTTCCACAAGAGCGTGGTCTACCTCTGGGTCCTGTGCAG CTCAGTTGCACTGGCCCTGGGTGCCCTCACGCTGTGGCATGCTGCCCTCATTACCCGTGGGGAAACGAGCATCGAACGGCACATCAACagaaaggagaggcagagactGCAGAAGAAGGGCAAG GTCTTCAGGAACCCCTACAGTTATGGCAGCTGGGATAACTGGAAGGTGTTCCTGGGTGTGGATGTGCCAAG GCACTGGCTCACTCGTGTCCTGCTACCCTCTCCTCACCTGCCCCACGGGACAGGCCTGAGCTGGGACCTGCCTCCCTGTGTGACGGAGCAACGCGCACCACTCCTGGCAATCTGA
- the ZDHHC16 gene encoding palmitoyltransferase ZDHHC16 isoform X4 → MRSRQRMFAAVMRLLLKCLRLGRRRRFRLVRQVEQLWHYGHLCLRSLLYNSFTNGDVVLDSLFEPIYWLVDHVTRWFGVVFVALVIGLTSSIVAIVYICLLPLILQTYTPGWICWHLAYGHWNLIMIVFHYYMAITTSPGHPPQAKNDLTGVSICRKCIAPKPARTHHCSICNRCVLKMDHHCPWLNNCVGHYNHRYFFSFCLFMTMGCIYCSISGWEMFRDAYAAIETYYQTPPPTFSFRQRAFHKSVVYLWVLCSSVALALGALTLWHAALITRGETSIERHINRKERQRLQKKGKVFRNPYSYGSWDNWKVFLGVDVPRHWLTRVLLPSPHLPHGTGLSWDLPPCVTEQRAPLLAI, encoded by the exons atgaggagccGGCAGCGGATGTTTGCCGCGGTGATGCGTCTGCTCCTCAAGTGCCTGCGGCTGGGCCGGCGGCGGCGGTTCAGGCTGGTGCGGCaggtggagcagctgtggcactACGGACACCTCTGCCTCCGCTCCCTGCTCTACAACTCCTTTACCAACGGCGATGTGGTGCTTGACTCTCTCTTTGAGCCCATCTACTGGCTGGTGGACCATGTCACCCGGTGGTTTGGTGTG GTGTTTGTGGCACTGGTGATTGGGCTGACGAGCTCTATTGTGGCCATTGTGTACATCTGCCTGCTGCCCCTCATCCTGCAGACCTACACACCTGGCTGGATATGCTGGCATCTTGCCTATGGACACTGGAACCTCATCATGATTGTCTTCCACTACTACATGGCGATCACCACTTCACCTGGGCACCCACCACAG GCCAAGAACGACCTCACTGGTGTGTCCATCTGCAGGAAATGCATTGCTCCTAAGCCAGCTCGCACCCACCACTGCAGCATCTGTAACAG GTGTGTGCTGAAGATGGACCACCACTGCC CCTGGCTAAACAACTGTGTGGGACATTACAACCACCGCTacttcttctccttctgcttgTTCATGACCATGGGCTGTATTTACTGCAGCATCAGTGGCTGGGAGATGTTCCGAGATGCCTACGCAGCCATTGAG ACATACTACCAGACCCCACCACCCACCTTCTCCTTCCGCCAGCGAGCTTTCCACAAGAGCGTGGTCTACCTCTGGGTCCTGTGCAG CTCAGTTGCACTGGCCCTGGGTGCCCTCACGCTGTGGCATGCTGCCCTCATTACCCGTGGGGAAACGAGCATCGAACGGCACATCAACagaaaggagaggcagagactGCAGAAGAAGGGCAAG GTCTTCAGGAACCCCTACAGTTATGGCAGCTGGGATAACTGGAAGGTGTTCCTGGGTGTGGATGTGCCAAG GCACTGGCTCACTCGTGTCCTGCTACCCTCTCCTCACCTGCCCCACGGGACAGGCCTGAGCTGGGACCTGCCTCCCTGTGTGACGGAGCAACGCGCACCACTCCTGGCAATCTGA